One Bos indicus x Bos taurus breed Angus x Brahman F1 hybrid chromosome 6, Bos_hybrid_MaternalHap_v2.0, whole genome shotgun sequence genomic window carries:
- the THAP6 gene encoding THAP domain-containing protein 6 isoform X2, with translation MVKCCSAVGCASRCLPNSKLKGLTFHVFPTDENIKRKWVLAMKRLDVNAAGIWEPKKGDVLCSRHFKKTDFDRSTPNIKLKPGVVPSIFDSVSHSQEHSYSVMDSPKKLKHKLDHVISELEDTKKSLQNVLNREKRFQKSLRKTIRELKDECLISQETAKRLEAFCWDWCQESIEQDYIS, from the exons ATGGTGAAATGTTGCTCGGCCGTTGGATGTGCCTCTCGCTGTTTACCAAATTCCAAGTTAAAAGGACTGACATTTCACGT attccctacagatgaaaacatcaaaagaaaatgGGTATTAGCAATGAAAAGACTTGACGTGAATGCTGCAGGCATTTGGGAGCCTAAAAAAGGAGATGTGTTGTGTTCAAGACACTTTAAGAAGACAGATTTTGACAGAAGTACTCCAAATATTAAACTGAAACCTGGAGTCGTACCTTCTATTTTTGATTCCGTATCTCACTCACAG GAACATAGCTACAGTGTGATGGACAGCCCAAAGAAACTTAAGCATAAATTAGATCATGTGATCAGTGAGCTAGAGGATACCAAGAAAAGTCTGCAGAATGTTCTAAACCGAGAAAAACGTTTCCAAAAATCATTGAGGAAGACAATCAGGGAATTAAAGGATGAATGTCTCATCAGTCAAGAAACAGCAAAAAGACTGGAAGCTTTCTGTTGGGACTGGTGTCAGGAGAGCATAGAACAAGACTatatttcatga
- the THAP6 gene encoding THAP domain-containing protein 6 isoform X1 — MVKCCSAVGCASRCLPNSKLKGLTFHVFPTDENIKRKWVLAMKRLDVNAAGIWEPKKGDVLCSRHFKKTDFDRSTPNIKLKPGVVPSIFDSVSHSQGKREKLHYRKNFTLKALPVTNHNHKLVDTSSCVEEFQSQFIFEHSYSVMDSPKKLKHKLDHVISELEDTKKSLQNVLNREKRFQKSLRKTIRELKDECLISQETAKRLEAFCWDWCQESIEQDYIS; from the exons ATGGTGAAATGTTGCTCGGCCGTTGGATGTGCCTCTCGCTGTTTACCAAATTCCAAGTTAAAAGGACTGACATTTCACGT attccctacagatgaaaacatcaaaagaaaatgGGTATTAGCAATGAAAAGACTTGACGTGAATGCTGCAGGCATTTGGGAGCCTAAAAAAGGAGATGTGTTGTGTTCAAGACACTTTAAGAAGACAGATTTTGACAGAAGTACTCCAAATATTAAACTGAAACCTGGAGTCGTACCTTCTATTTTTGATTCCGTATCTCACTCACAG gggaaaagagaaaagcttCATTATAGGAAAAACTTCACCCTCAAAGCCCTTCCAGTTACAAACCACAATCACAAGCTTGTTGATACTTCCTCGTGTGTTGAAGAATTCCAGTCCCAGTTCATTTTT GAACATAGCTACAGTGTGATGGACAGCCCAAAGAAACTTAAGCATAAATTAGATCATGTGATCAGTGAGCTAGAGGATACCAAGAAAAGTCTGCAGAATGTTCTAAACCGAGAAAAACGTTTCCAAAAATCATTGAGGAAGACAATCAGGGAATTAAAGGATGAATGTCTCATCAGTCAAGAAACAGCAAAAAGACTGGAAGCTTTCTGTTGGGACTGGTGTCAGGAGAGCATAGAACAAGACTatatttcatga